In Gemmatimonadetes bacterium T265, one DNA window encodes the following:
- a CDS encoding cytochrome P450, translating into MLSDARGPDAPVPAAARRPPLARAAWPIAWGVSLARDPLGTVQALHAAYGDVVRMRALGRTFVVVAHPDAAREVLVTQQKRFARGYAHLGLKLFLGEGLLTSEGELHRRHRRMAQPAFHRERVAGYARAMVAAAVAWDARWRARADPAAPLDVAAEMLALTLGIAGETLFGADVGDRAAEVAEALGDALRAAPLAFVPFGGWALRLPIPIARRFRRGRARLDRIVYGMIAERRAAAARGEPTDRGDLLSMLLAARDDGTDASGPAADAAAGAAALSDAELRDEVMTIFLAGHETTASALGWTWYLLGTNPDVEARLHAELDAVLGSGAGRRAPTADDVPALSYTRAVIAESMRLFPPAYAIGRRCVERTTLGGYVIEPGWGVVASPWLAHHDPRWWPDPERFAPERWLDAEAAAARPRFAYFPFGGGSRICIGEQFAWTETTLVLATLASRWSVRLAPGPAPRPRGAVTLRPVGGVRAIVTERDPVPFD; encoded by the coding sequence TTGCTCTCTGACGCGCGCGGACCGGACGCACCCGTGCCGGCCGCGGCGCGCCGCCCGCCGCTCGCCCGCGCCGCGTGGCCGATCGCGTGGGGGGTGAGCCTCGCCCGCGACCCGCTCGGCACCGTGCAGGCGCTACACGCGGCGTACGGCGACGTCGTGCGGATGCGCGCGCTCGGGCGCACGTTCGTGGTCGTCGCGCACCCGGACGCGGCGCGCGAGGTGCTCGTCACCCAGCAGAAGCGGTTCGCCCGCGGCTACGCGCACCTCGGGCTCAAGCTGTTCCTCGGCGAGGGGTTGCTGACGAGCGAGGGGGAGCTGCACCGCCGCCACCGCCGCATGGCGCAGCCGGCGTTCCACCGCGAGCGGGTGGCCGGCTACGCGCGCGCGATGGTCGCCGCGGCGGTCGCGTGGGACGCGCGCTGGCGCGCCCGCGCCGACCCCGCCGCGCCGCTCGACGTCGCGGCCGAGATGCTGGCGCTCACGTTAGGCATCGCCGGCGAGACGCTCTTCGGCGCGGACGTCGGCGACCGCGCTGCGGAGGTGGCCGAGGCGCTCGGGGACGCGCTGCGGGCGGCGCCGCTCGCCTTCGTTCCGTTCGGGGGGTGGGCGCTGCGGCTGCCGATCCCGATCGCGCGGCGCTTCCGCCGCGGGCGCGCGCGGCTCGACCGGATCGTCTACGGGATGATCGCGGAGCGCCGCGCCGCCGCAGCCCGCGGCGAGCCCACGGACCGCGGTGACCTGCTCTCGATGCTGCTCGCCGCGCGTGACGACGGGACCGACGCGTCGGGCCCGGCGGCCGACGCCGCGGCGGGCGCCGCCGCGCTGAGCGACGCCGAGCTGCGCGACGAGGTCATGACGATCTTCCTCGCCGGCCACGAGACGACGGCGTCCGCGCTCGGCTGGACTTGGTACCTGCTCGGCACTAACCCGGACGTCGAGGCGCGGCTGCACGCGGAGCTCGACGCGGTGCTGGGGTCTGGCGCGGGGCGGCGGGCGCCGACGGCGGACGACGTCCCCGCGCTGTCGTACACGCGCGCGGTCATCGCCGAGAGCATGCGACTCTTCCCGCCGGCGTACGCGATCGGGCGGCGGTGCGTGGAGCGCACGACGCTCGGCGGGTACGTCATCGAGCCCGGGTGGGGTGTCGTCGCCTCGCCGTGGCTCGCCCACCACGACCCGCGCTGGTGGCCGGACCCGGAGCGGTTCGCGCCCGAGCGGTGGCTCGACGCCGAGGCCGCCGCGGCCCGGCCGCGGTTCGCCTACTTCCCGTTCGGCGGCGGGTCGCGCATCTGCATCGGGGAGCAGTTCGCGTGGACGGAGACGACGCTCGTGCTCGCGACGCTCGCGAGCCGGTGGTCGGTCCGCCTCGCGCCCGGGCCGGCGCCGCGCCCGCGCGGGGCGGTCACCCTGCGCCCGGTCGGCGGCGTGCGCGCGATCGTGACGGAGCGCGACCCGGTCCCCTTCGACTAA
- a CDS encoding MexH family multidrug efflux RND transporter periplasmic adaptor subunit translates to MPRPTARTLALLATGFGLTALGGCKRGGAAQAAQDSAAAANAPTVIGPENVAVVTRDKVSSGPTLSGALTPERVATLRAQANGTVTAVYAEAGQRVARGQALARVETTGLTDQVASARAQVTATRANAAVATRDAERNDRLLASGAIASRDAETTRAQAVAARAQVASAEAQLANAQRQLGNTNAAAPFTGIVGTRSVNVGDVVSSGTALYTVVDPSGMQLTGSIPADQLSQVRLGQPVSFTVTGYPGRDFTGRVTRIAPVADPTTRQVQIIASIPNAGNALVGGLYAEGRVSSDTRDALVVPADAVDQRGVRPVVVRVRGGRAERVPVELGLRDEAKERQEIRGAIAVGDTLLRGAAQALAPGSLVRVAAAANDRPVSPTSSPR, encoded by the coding sequence ATGCCTCGTCCGACCGCGCGCACGCTCGCGCTTCTCGCCACCGGCTTCGGCCTGACCGCGTTGGGCGGCTGCAAGCGCGGCGGCGCGGCGCAGGCCGCGCAGGACTCGGCGGCCGCGGCCAACGCCCCGACCGTGATCGGCCCCGAGAACGTCGCCGTCGTCACCCGCGACAAGGTTTCGAGCGGCCCGACCCTCTCGGGCGCGCTCACCCCGGAGCGCGTCGCGACGCTCCGCGCGCAGGCCAACGGGACAGTCACGGCGGTCTACGCCGAGGCCGGACAGCGCGTCGCGCGCGGCCAGGCGCTCGCCCGGGTCGAGACGACCGGGCTCACCGACCAGGTGGCGAGCGCGCGCGCGCAGGTCACGGCCACGCGCGCCAACGCCGCGGTCGCGACCCGCGACGCCGAGCGCAACGACCGGTTGCTCGCCTCGGGGGCGATCGCGTCGCGCGACGCGGAGACGACGCGCGCGCAGGCCGTCGCCGCCCGCGCGCAGGTCGCCTCCGCCGAGGCGCAGCTCGCCAACGCCCAGCGCCAGCTCGGGAACACCAACGCCGCGGCGCCGTTCACGGGCATCGTCGGCACGCGCTCGGTGAACGTCGGCGACGTCGTCTCGTCCGGCACGGCGCTCTACACCGTCGTCGATCCGTCGGGCATGCAGCTGACGGGGAGCATCCCCGCGGACCAGCTCTCGCAGGTGCGACTCGGGCAGCCGGTCAGCTTCACCGTCACCGGCTACCCGGGGCGCGACTTCACCGGGCGCGTCACCCGCATCGCGCCCGTCGCGGACCCGACGACGCGCCAGGTCCAGATCATCGCGTCGATCCCGAACGCGGGGAACGCCCTCGTCGGCGGCCTCTATGCGGAGGGACGGGTGTCGAGCGACACCCGCGACGCGCTCGTCGTGCCGGCCGACGCGGTCGATCAGCGCGGCGTGCGCCCCGTCGTGGTGCGCGTGCGCGGCGGCCGGGCGGAGCGCGTCCCAGTCGAGCTCGGTCTGCGCGACGAGGCCAAGGAGCGCCAGGAGATCCGCGGCGCCATCGCGGTGGGCGACACCCTCCTTCGCGGCGCGGCGCAGGCGCTGGCCCCAGGGAGCCTCGTGCGCGTCGCCGCGGCGGCGAACGACCGGCCAGTCTCGCCGACGTCGTCGCCGCGTTAG
- the acvB gene encoding virulence protein, with amino-acid sequence MTRAGTIRGSCRAVVATLSVGLALGCDARGSSAGARDDRRTGAPTGGDGLPAAVATATALPVRATSASRGAVAEQTFRFGAFGLVHVLHAGAAPLAGTAPAHTVVFASGDGGWDANAAQIARRIAGSGDVLVLGVDSKTYLAQTGRGRGCAFPAGDFEALSQYTQHRLGVARYTPPVLVGHSSGAALVYATLAQAPRGTFPGAVALGLCAGTSSPRPFCGASRRPPLGARRRGGFVLLPDTALRLPVTVLRPTAEDDDCPLAGVQRFVQATPGAELVTVPGGHLFATADWLPAFTRALDRAAPPQPALAERASGAAAAARVDASVADLPLVQIAPAAAAGGPSDLVAVVLSGDGGWASIDREVGETLAAAGVPVVGLNTLQYFWTPRTPDGAGADLARLVAHATSAPPGGGPPRPRVVLVGYSRGADVLPFMARRLPPELRARVAAVALLGLESSIAFEFHVSDWLGGSASDERPTLPEVAALRAILPPAVPVLCLYGSGEDDSACPAAARQGGARAIAMPGGHHLGGDYPALARQILAAVH; translated from the coding sequence ATGACCCGCGCCGGAACGATCCGCGGGTCGTGCCGGGCGGTCGTCGCCACCCTCTCGGTAGGACTCGCGCTCGGCTGCGACGCGCGCGGGTCGTCCGCCGGAGCGCGCGACGACCGGCGAACGGGCGCCCCGACCGGCGGAGACGGCCTGCCGGCGGCCGTCGCGACCGCCACGGCGCTGCCCGTACGGGCGACGTCCGCGTCCCGCGGCGCCGTCGCCGAGCAGACGTTCCGCTTCGGGGCGTTCGGGCTCGTGCACGTGCTGCACGCCGGCGCGGCGCCGCTCGCCGGAACCGCGCCCGCGCACACGGTCGTCTTCGCGTCCGGCGACGGCGGCTGGGACGCGAACGCGGCGCAGATCGCGCGACGCATCGCCGGGTCGGGCGACGTGCTCGTCCTCGGCGTCGACAGCAAGACGTACCTGGCGCAGACGGGTCGCGGGCGCGGGTGCGCGTTCCCGGCCGGCGACTTCGAAGCGCTGAGCCAGTATACGCAGCACCGGCTCGGGGTCGCGCGCTACACGCCGCCGGTCCTCGTCGGGCACTCGTCGGGCGCGGCGCTCGTCTACGCCACGCTCGCTCAGGCGCCGCGCGGCACGTTCCCGGGCGCGGTCGCACTCGGCCTCTGCGCGGGCACCTCGTCCCCGCGTCCGTTCTGCGGCGCGTCGCGACGGCCACCGTTAGGCGCGCGTCGTCGCGGCGGCTTCGTCCTCCTGCCCGACACGGCGCTCCGGCTGCCGGTCACGGTCCTGCGCCCGACCGCGGAAGACGACGACTGCCCGCTCGCGGGCGTCCAACGCTTCGTCCAAGCCACGCCCGGCGCCGAGCTCGTGACCGTGCCGGGCGGCCATCTCTTCGCCACCGCCGACTGGCTACCGGCGTTCACGCGCGCGCTGGACCGCGCGGCGCCCCCCCAGCCCGCGCTCGCCGAGCGGGCGTCGGGGGCAGCCGCCGCAGCGAGAGTGGACGCGAGCGTCGCCGACCTTCCGCTCGTGCAGATCGCGCCGGCCGCCGCGGCCGGCGGACCGTCGGACCTCGTCGCGGTCGTGCTCTCGGGCGACGGCGGCTGGGCGAGTATCGACCGCGAAGTCGGCGAGACGCTCGCGGCGGCCGGCGTGCCAGTCGTCGGACTCAACACGCTGCAGTACTTCTGGACGCCGCGCACGCCCGACGGCGCGGGCGCGGACCTCGCGCGCCTCGTCGCGCACGCGACGAGCGCGCCGCCCGGCGGCGGCCCACCACGGCCGCGTGTCGTGCTCGTCGGCTACTCGCGCGGCGCGGACGTGCTGCCGTTCATGGCGCGCCGGCTCCCGCCGGAGCTCCGGGCCCGCGTGGCCGCGGTCGCGCTCCTCGGCCTCGAGTCGTCGATCGCTTTCGAGTTTCACGTGTCTGACTGGCTCGGTGGCTCCGCCTCCGACGAGCGGCCGACGCTCCCCGAGGTCGCGGCGCTGCGGGCGATCCTCCCGCCCGCGGTGCCCGTCCTCTGCCTCTACGGCAGCGGCGAGGACGACAGCGCCTGTCCGGCCGCCGCACGCCAGGGCGGCGCCCGTGCGATCGCGATGCCCGGCGGCCACCACCTCGGCG